One genomic window of Candidatus Pseudobacter hemicellulosilyticus includes the following:
- a CDS encoding saccharopine dehydrogenase C-terminal domain-containing protein, protein MKHILVFGAGKSATCLIEYLVKQTAQRQWTLTVADGDGQLALSKTGQAPHTRALALDVHQAPERQALIATADLVISLLPPSLHFLVAQDCLLLGRHLLTASYVDSQIAALREAIAAKGLLFLCEMGLDPGIDHMSALQLIHDIRQEGGEIHSFRSHCGGLVAPESDDNPWHYKISWNPRNVVMAGKAGAIFRDHGQDQEMPYEALFNPTRTVSIPGLGELAWYPNRDSLSYGPVYGLHHTSTFIRTTLRHPDFCGGWRQLVEWGLTDETVRYHTDGQSLQAFFDQYRTPEGLPIPAVPAGSLLADQLDFLGRKDADTLINKGTCSAADVLQFALEQKLVLQPADKDMIVMLHEIGYRLNGLDYQRNSCLIVRGEDQRRTAMAKTVGLPLGIAAVLFLEGKIPLTGLHIPILPEIYTPVLQELGENGIRFRETLLTLS, encoded by the coding sequence ATGAAACATATTCTTGTTTTTGGTGCGGGCAAGTCGGCCACATGCCTGATCGAATACCTGGTTAAGCAAACTGCTCAACGGCAGTGGACGCTCACCGTGGCTGATGGCGACGGCCAACTGGCCCTTTCCAAAACAGGCCAGGCGCCGCATACCCGGGCCCTCGCCCTGGACGTACACCAGGCGCCGGAGCGCCAGGCGCTTATTGCTACAGCAGACCTGGTGATCTCCCTGCTGCCCCCCTCTCTTCATTTCCTGGTGGCACAGGACTGCCTGTTACTGGGCAGGCACCTGCTCACCGCCTCTTATGTGGACAGCCAGATCGCTGCTCTCCGGGAAGCTATTGCCGCCAAAGGCCTGCTATTCCTCTGCGAGATGGGGCTTGATCCCGGCATTGATCATATGTCCGCCCTGCAACTCATTCACGATATCCGGCAAGAGGGTGGCGAGATCCATTCTTTCCGCTCCCATTGCGGTGGACTGGTAGCCCCTGAAAGTGACGACAATCCCTGGCATTATAAGATCAGCTGGAATCCGCGCAATGTAGTGATGGCCGGGAAAGCCGGCGCCATTTTCCGCGATCATGGGCAGGACCAGGAAATGCCCTACGAAGCACTCTTCAATCCCACCCGCACTGTCAGTATCCCGGGCCTGGGTGAACTGGCCTGGTATCCCAACCGCGATTCTTTATCGTACGGACCGGTATACGGCCTCCATCATACCAGTACTTTTATCCGCACCACCCTGCGTCATCCTGACTTTTGCGGCGGCTGGCGACAACTGGTAGAATGGGGACTCACCGATGAAACCGTCCGCTATCATACGGACGGTCAGAGCTTACAGGCCTTCTTTGATCAATACCGTACGCCTGAAGGCCTGCCTATCCCTGCAGTGCCTGCCGGTTCCCTGCTGGCCGATCAATTGGACTTTCTGGGAAGAAAAGATGCGGACACGCTGATCAATAAGGGAACCTGCAGCGCAGCCGACGTCCTGCAATTTGCCCTGGAACAGAAGCTGGTATTACAGCCGGCCGACAAAGACATGATTGTAATGCTGCACGAGATCGGCTACCGCCTCAATGGCCTGGACTACCAGCGCAACAGCTGCCTGATAGTTCGTGGGGAAGACCAGCGACGTACAGCCATGGCCAAAACCGTAGGCCTGCCGCTCGGCATTGCCGCCGTGTTGTTTCTGGAAGGAAAAATACCACTGACCGGTTTACATATTCCCATCCTGCCGGAGATCTATACACCTGTCCTGCAGGAATTGGGAGAGAACGGCATCCGATTCCGGGAAACATTATTGACGCTATCGTAA
- a CDS encoding NAD-dependent deacylase: protein MALKKMVVLTGAGISAESGLKTFRDSDGLWEGYNVMDVATPGAWRKDPALVLEFYNLRRANVLAAAPNAAHIALAELQEEYDVQIITQNIDDLHERAGSRKVLHLHGEILKMRSEKDQRLVYDITGDIQLGDKAPDGAQLRPHIVWFEEPVPMIEQAVPLVRSADIFVIVGTSLVVYPAAGLVDFVAPGVPVYIVDKKIPYTSSSGLLTAIEQPATTGMQELRALLRKA from the coding sequence ATGGCACTAAAAAAAATGGTAGTGCTCACCGGCGCGGGCATCAGCGCGGAGAGCGGTTTAAAGACCTTCCGTGATAGTGATGGGCTCTGGGAAGGCTATAATGTAATGGATGTGGCTACGCCTGGCGCCTGGCGGAAAGATCCGGCGCTGGTGCTGGAGTTTTACAATCTTCGCCGCGCCAACGTGCTGGCTGCGGCGCCCAATGCTGCCCATATTGCCCTGGCTGAGCTCCAGGAAGAATACGATGTACAGATCATTACCCAGAATATAGACGATCTGCATGAGCGGGCTGGTTCCCGCAAAGTATTGCACCTGCATGGCGAGATCCTGAAAATGCGCAGTGAAAAAGATCAGCGGCTGGTATACGATATCACCGGCGATATCCAGCTGGGCGATAAAGCCCCGGATGGCGCACAGCTGCGCCCGCATATTGTCTGGTTTGAAGAGCCGGTGCCAATGATTGAGCAGGCTGTTCCGCTGGTGCGGAGCGCTGATATTTTTGTGATCGTAGGTACATCACTGGTAGTGTACCCGGCTGCAGGCCTGGTGGATTTTGTAGCGCCGGGTGTGCCAGTCTATATCGTAGATAAAAAGATCCCTTATACCTCCTCCTCCGGATTGCTGACGGCTATTGAACAGCCGGCCACAACGGGCATGCAGGAGTTGCGTGCTTTGCTCAGGAAGGCGTAA
- a CDS encoding ferritin-like domain-containing protein produces the protein MKQQQFPVSTGTATPAAETRQPGTSRRQFLIKSAGIAGIGALAALTSTGCNKDDDDNGINLGSGDIGILNYAYALEQLEAAFYTQVIMSQYSGITASEKSLLTDIRDHEIAHREFFKKALGDKAIPGLEVNFTKIDFSKRDSVLATAKAFEDLGVAAYNGAGKLITNGDYLLLAGKIVSVEARHAGYIRDLISNGSFADSTVVDGSGLDLAKSPSEVLATASGFLKSKINANNLPTT, from the coding sequence ATGAAACAACAACAATTTCCTGTTTCAACAGGGACTGCTACGCCTGCCGCCGAAACCCGCCAGCCGGGTACCAGCCGCCGGCAGTTCCTGATCAAATCAGCCGGCATTGCAGGGATCGGCGCACTGGCAGCTTTAACATCAACAGGCTGTAACAAGGACGATGATGACAACGGCATCAACCTGGGCAGTGGAGATATAGGCATCCTCAACTACGCCTATGCCCTGGAACAACTGGAAGCCGCTTTTTATACCCAGGTCATCATGTCGCAATACAGCGGTATCACCGCTTCTGAAAAATCCCTGTTGACGGATATCCGCGATCATGAGATCGCTCACCGGGAATTTTTTAAGAAAGCACTGGGCGATAAAGCCATTCCCGGACTGGAAGTGAATTTTACAAAGATCGATTTCAGCAAACGCGACAGCGTGCTGGCCACCGCCAAAGCATTTGAAGACCTCGGCGTAGCCGCCTATAACGGCGCCGGTAAGCTGATCACCAATGGCGATTACCTGCTGCTGGCCGGTAAGATCGTTTCCGTGGAAGCCAGGCATGCCGGCTATATCCGCGACCTGATCTCCAACGGCTCCTTTGCCGACAGTACCGTGGTGGACGGTTCCGGGCTGGACCTGGCCAAATCCCCCTCTGAAGTACTGGCCACTGCTTCCGGCTTCCTGAAATCGAAGATCAACGCCAACAATTTACCTACTACTTAA
- a CDS encoding fasciclin domain-containing protein — protein MKIIKTGVLFAFVTFAAQLINAQEKTVEVGGAAMYPSKNIVENAVNSADHTTLVEAVKAAGLVETLQGNGPFTVFAPTNQAFQKLPKGTVEALLKPENKEKLTGILTYHVVAGKLDSKELARLIKEGKGKAELTTVSGGKLWIWMKGNKIMLKDENEGSATITIKDVYQKNGVIHVIDHVVLPRS, from the coding sequence ATGAAAATCATCAAAACAGGGGTGCTTTTTGCATTCGTAACGTTTGCTGCACAATTGATCAATGCTCAGGAAAAAACAGTAGAAGTTGGCGGCGCCGCCATGTATCCATCCAAAAACATAGTGGAAAATGCAGTAAACTCTGCTGACCACACCACGCTGGTAGAAGCTGTGAAAGCGGCCGGTTTGGTGGAGACTTTACAGGGTAATGGACCATTCACCGTCTTTGCCCCCACTAACCAGGCCTTCCAAAAATTACCCAAGGGTACCGTGGAAGCCTTGCTGAAACCGGAAAACAAAGAGAAGCTGACCGGCATCCTCACTTACCATGTGGTAGCGGGCAAGCTGGATTCCAAAGAACTGGCCCGGCTGATCAAAGAAGGGAAAGGAAAGGCCGAACTGACCACCGTATCCGGCGGGAAGCTCTGGATCTGGATGAAAGGGAACAAGATCATGCTGAAAGATGAGAATGAAGGCAGCGCCACCATTACCATCAAAGATGTTTATCAGAAAAACGGAGTTATACACGTGATCGATCATGTGGTGTTACCCAGGAGCTAA
- a CDS encoding helix-turn-helix transcriptional regulator has translation MKSTLNTDLLASMLKSKRGKKGLRETAIEIGNISPATLSRVEQGNLPDVETFIRLCQWLNVSTETFVTENSTVVNDLSEKDKIVFQLRSSHELDPETISAMITMVDIAFTKSKK, from the coding sequence ATGAAATCCACATTAAATACGGACTTACTGGCAAGTATGCTCAAATCAAAAAGAGGCAAAAAAGGTTTGAGAGAAACAGCCATCGAAATAGGAAACATTAGTCCCGCAACTTTATCCCGTGTAGAACAGGGCAATTTGCCCGATGTAGAAACATTTATCAGGCTATGCCAATGGTTAAATGTCTCTACTGAAACCTTTGTTACAGAAAATAGTACGGTTGTAAACGACTTGTCGGAAAAAGACAAAATTGTTTTTCAACTAAGAAGTAGCCATGAATTAGACCCTGAAACCATAAGTGCTATGATAACAATGGTGGACATAGCATTTACAAAATCGAAGAAGTAA
- a CDS encoding ferritin-like domain-containing protein yields MNMHNIITEIEKVDPEVYDRMDTRRHTMKQFAKAGRVLALSAIPLALGSLFKKAYGRDTNSIIGVLQFALTLEHLEAEFYKKAVADAPIPAGAPKAAITTIRDHEVAHVNLLTTVIGQLGGTPNPKPTFDFSAGNGSGNGPFKQVFSDYALFLAVAQTFEDTGVRAYKGQAGNLMENNDILTAALQIHSVEARHASHIRSMRRTLAADTSIKPWITGKDTAGIGAAVQASYNGEELSTQATFNIVNINGTGISADAATESFDEPLTKEAVLAIVDPFIA; encoded by the coding sequence ATGAACATGCACAATATCATCACCGAAATAGAGAAGGTAGATCCTGAGGTCTACGACCGGATGGATACCCGCCGTCATACCATGAAACAATTTGCCAAGGCGGGTCGCGTGCTGGCCCTGTCCGCCATCCCGCTGGCGCTGGGCAGCCTGTTCAAAAAAGCGTATGGCCGGGATACCAATAGTATTATCGGCGTACTCCAGTTTGCGCTCACCCTGGAACACCTGGAAGCAGAGTTCTATAAAAAAGCCGTGGCTGATGCCCCCATTCCCGCCGGGGCGCCCAAGGCTGCCATCACCACTATCCGGGACCATGAGGTGGCCCACGTAAACCTGCTCACCACCGTGATCGGTCAGCTGGGTGGCACGCCCAACCCCAAACCCACTTTCGATTTCTCGGCCGGTAACGGTTCGGGCAACGGTCCTTTCAAACAGGTGTTCAGCGATTATGCCCTGTTCCTGGCCGTTGCACAGACTTTTGAAGATACCGGCGTACGTGCCTACAAAGGACAGGCAGGCAACCTGATGGAGAACAATGATATCCTGACCGCTGCCCTGCAGATCCATTCTGTGGAAGCGCGCCATGCTTCGCATATCCGCAGCATGCGCCGGACACTGGCAGCGGATACCAGTATCAAACCCTGGATCACCGGCAAGGATACCGCCGGCATCGGCGCTGCCGTGCAGGCCAGCTATAACGGGGAAGAACTGAGTACCCAGGCAACTTTCAATATTGTGAACATCAATGGCACCGGTATTTCCGCCGATGCCGCTACAGAATCTTTTGATGAGCCGCTGACCAAAGAAGCCGTACTGGCCATCGTAGATCCGTTCATTGCATAA
- a CDS encoding RES family NAD+ phosphorylase: protein MDIATIIDNFKQLDLSTYPKGKIMSLFKQVGKVGYVVVTFHRGKSVMRARPNYNGERFEKKSDYSFKPQENNKTYQRASTPNETMFYAATLPDNLQPGELNNMRVIGVAETIPMLRDKTKSGYQKISFGRWYVHEDIHLLAIIQNEKYSAESSYTKELADAYREFIAVTPKEVLDRSLAYTAFLAEEFSKEEISGDYDYMISALFSELVIQRGLDGVLYPSVRVGGRGFNIAITPDATKKLRLYVAGECSLYKLKDHTVVGNDAIVELKGTEEQFQLVDIERYERECLAQLGISSIEDLK from the coding sequence ATGGATATTGCAACTATAATTGACAATTTTAAGCAATTAGACTTGTCAACTTATCCCAAAGGCAAAATAATGTCCTTATTTAAGCAGGTTGGCAAAGTTGGATATGTAGTAGTTACATTTCATAGAGGAAAATCTGTGATGAGAGCAAGACCTAATTATAATGGAGAGCGATTCGAGAAGAAAAGTGATTATTCTTTTAAGCCGCAAGAAAATAATAAGACATATCAAAGGGCAAGTACTCCAAATGAGACAATGTTTTATGCAGCAACTCTCCCCGACAATCTACAACCAGGAGAATTAAATAATATGCGGGTTATTGGTGTTGCAGAAACAATTCCAATGTTAAGAGACAAAACAAAATCTGGCTATCAGAAAATTTCGTTTGGCAGATGGTATGTTCATGAGGATATCCATTTATTGGCAATAATACAAAATGAAAAATACTCGGCTGAAAGCAGTTACACCAAGGAGTTGGCTGATGCTTACAGAGAATTTATTGCAGTTACTCCAAAGGAAGTTTTAGATCGTTCACTGGCATATACAGCGTTTTTAGCTGAAGAATTTTCTAAAGAAGAAATCAGCGGAGATTATGATTATATGATTTCTGCTTTGTTTTCGGAATTAGTAATTCAACGAGGGCTTGATGGTGTTCTTTATCCAAGTGTTAGGGTTGGTGGCAGGGGGTTTAACATTGCAATTACTCCAGATGCGACTAAGAAACTGAGGCTATATGTTGCCGGCGAATGTTCTTTATACAAACTTAAAGACCACACTGTAGTTGGAAATGATGCTATTGTCGAACTAAAAGGAACAGAAGAACAATTTCAACTTGTTGATATCGAAAGATATGAACGAGAATGTCTTGCTCAGTTAGGTATTTCTTCTATTGAAGACCTAAAGTAG
- a CDS encoding toll/interleukin-1 receptor domain-containing protein, translating to MESQLQSVNSNLNRKEKEANSVFEKISKEKDIKRMVSYNSELARKNDEINRITKDKSAKAKTLADKQAKKLKLLQDLNKEEQRERDKVKREQQEILSLQQSITREMERQKNISLNALPKLALYQSHNSQKQYDVFVSHASEDKAGFVRPFVEALVEKGLSIWYDESTLQIGDSLRRAIENGLRSSTYGIVVLSEAFFNKEWPQRELDGLFAREVNGEKVILPIWHKISKNEVMSYSPIIADMLAINTTDFTIEEIAEKIASRIKR from the coding sequence ATGGAAAGTCAATTACAATCTGTAAATTCCAATTTGAACAGAAAGGAAAAGGAAGCTAATTCCGTATTTGAAAAGATAAGCAAGGAGAAAGATATAAAGCGAATGGTAAGCTATAATAGTGAGCTTGCCAGAAAGAATGATGAAATAAACAGAATAACGAAAGACAAGTCAGCCAAAGCAAAAACGCTGGCAGATAAGCAGGCAAAGAAGCTAAAACTGCTTCAAGACCTAAATAAAGAAGAGCAAAGGGAAAGGGATAAAGTAAAAAGAGAACAACAGGAAATACTTTCGCTACAACAGAGCATAACCAGGGAGATGGAACGGCAAAAAAATATTTCTCTTAACGCTTTGCCTAAACTAGCGTTGTATCAATCTCACAATTCTCAAAAGCAATACGATGTTTTTGTGTCGCATGCGTCAGAAGATAAAGCAGGATTCGTTCGGCCATTTGTAGAAGCTTTAGTTGAAAAAGGGTTATCTATATGGTATGATGAATCTACTCTTCAAATAGGCGACAGTTTACGCCGTGCTATCGAAAATGGTTTGAGAAGTTCTACTTATGGCATTGTTGTATTATCCGAAGCGTTCTTCAATAAAGAATGGCCTCAAAGAGAATTAGATGGATTGTTTGCAAGAGAGGTTAATGGTGAAAAAGTGATCTTGCCAATTTGGCATAAGATATCCAAGAACGAGGTAATGAGCTACAGCCCCATCATTGCAGATATGCTTGCCATAAATACTACAGACTTTACCATAGAAGAAATAGCCGAAAAAATAGCATCTCGAATCAAGAGATAG
- a CDS encoding lecithin retinol acyltransferase family protein produces MKYALYHNLQPADRIVHALFDTGLSKHHAIFLGEDKWGQEWIAENNFHEGVRLTKAETFFRSQRKIQRIERFAGSHIERKNAVQRAMQLAGKPYSLLTYNCEHYANEVQYGKSESKQVQTFLGLAAGIFILSMFFSE; encoded by the coding sequence ATGAAATACGCACTTTACCACAATTTACAACCTGCTGACAGAATTGTGCATGCTTTATTCGATACAGGTCTTAGTAAACATCACGCTATATTCCTAGGCGAAGATAAATGGGGACAAGAATGGATAGCAGAAAATAATTTTCACGAAGGTGTTCGCCTTACTAAAGCCGAAACATTTTTTCGATCACAAAGAAAAATACAAAGGATAGAGCGATTCGCAGGTAGTCATATTGAACGAAAGAATGCCGTTCAGCGTGCTATGCAACTGGCCGGAAAACCATATAGTTTGCTTACCTACAATTGTGAGCACTATGCTAATGAAGTGCAATATGGCAAATCCGAAAGCAAGCAGGTGCAAACTTTTCTTGGCCTTGCTGCCGGTATATTTATATTAAGCATGTTTTTTTCAGAATAA
- a CDS encoding ImmA/IrrE family metallo-endopeptidase, which produces MPSKSVLPRGFKAEAERLAEQCRADIGVSKFSPLDAHELARYLGIQIFTVDELFADQTCTAYLKMSDPKEFSAMWTPNKAGELLIIHNDKHSPFRQQSNLMHELAHIIRKHNVPDEKARLCAQFGLHYYNLLHEQEAKHLGGCLQITRAGLQWALKNAMEDEDISKYYNASVDMVKYRIGVTGVKKQFGHSRS; this is translated from the coding sequence ATGCCCTCTAAATCGGTACTACCAAGAGGATTTAAAGCGGAAGCAGAAAGGCTGGCTGAGCAGTGCAGAGCAGATATAGGCGTGTCCAAATTTTCTCCATTAGACGCCCACGAACTTGCCCGGTATTTAGGCATTCAGATATTCACGGTAGATGAATTGTTTGCAGATCAGACCTGTACTGCTTATCTCAAAATGAGCGATCCTAAAGAGTTTTCTGCCATGTGGACGCCTAACAAGGCCGGAGAGCTACTTATTATACATAACGATAAGCATTCTCCATTCAGGCAGCAAAGCAACCTAATGCACGAGCTTGCCCATATAATTCGTAAACATAACGTGCCTGATGAGAAAGCCAGGTTATGCGCTCAATTTGGCTTGCACTATTATAATCTGCTTCACGAACAGGAGGCTAAGCATTTAGGTGGCTGCCTGCAAATAACACGTGCAGGTTTACAATGGGCATTAAAAAATGCGATGGAGGATGAAGACATTTCAAAATACTACAACGCCAGTGTCGATATGGTAAAATACCGAATTGGAGTGACCGGAGTAAAAAAGCAATTCGGGCATAGCAGGTCTTGA
- a CDS encoding EVE domain-containing protein: protein MAYWLVKSEPSVYAWETFEKDKQTFWNGVRNYAARNNLRAMKKNDQVLYYHSNEGLQIVGIAKVIKEAYQDPTTEEEPWVVVDLKPVKRLKQPVSLAQVKADGRLANMALVRLGRLSVQPVTDEEWAAVMELADEK, encoded by the coding sequence ATGGCATACTGGCTCGTAAAGTCCGAACCCTCCGTATACGCGTGGGAAACATTTGAAAAGGATAAGCAGACATTCTGGAACGGCGTGCGCAATTACGCTGCGCGCAATAATCTCCGGGCAATGAAGAAGAACGACCAGGTGTTGTATTACCATAGTAATGAAGGTCTCCAGATAGTGGGCATAGCCAAAGTGATCAAAGAGGCCTACCAGGATCCTACTACGGAAGAGGAACCCTGGGTAGTGGTTGACCTGAAACCGGTAAAACGGTTAAAGCAGCCTGTTAGCCTGGCGCAGGTCAAGGCCGACGGGCGGCTGGCCAATATGGCGCTGGTCCGCCTGGGCAGGTTATCTGTGCAGCCGGTGACAGATGAGGAATGGGCGGCGGTAATGGAACTGGCGGACGAAAAGTAA
- the gyrA gene encoding DNA gyrase subunit A translates to MEDNLTPQETNDQNRIVPVNIEEQMKTAYIDYSMSVIVGRALPDVRDGFKPVHRRILYAMNELGVSHNKPHKKSARIVGEVLGKYHPHGDSSVYDAMVRMAQDWSMRYTLVDGQGNFGSQDGDEPAAMRYTEVRLQRTAEMMLEDIDKDTVDFQLNFDDSLKEPTVLPTRMPNLLLNGSSGIAVGMATNIMPHNLTEVIEGCIAYIDKRDITVDEMMQYIKAPDFPTGGIIYGMEGVKAGMHTGRGRVVLRGRVTVDTKPSGREQVIITEVPYQVNRDALCDRIGQLVNEKTVEGIAHVNNESNQKEGTRIVLDLKRDAIANVVINQLYKYTELQTSYGINNVALVKGRPRTLNIVDIISEFVEFRHEVVVRRAQYDLREAQKKAHIIQGYLIALDHLDEVIALIRASATPEIAKDGLINAGWGLDEVQAKAILELRLQRLTGMEREKIKAEYDELMKLINHLLELLGNEGMRYDVIRKELIEVKDKFGDARKSEITFLDDEVSIKDLIKEEDVVITISHLGYIKRTSATEFRAQRRGGRGVRGGRTREEDFIEHLFVASTHHTMLFFTEKGRCYWLNVYSIPEGEKTGKGRAIQNMIQLPPDDKVRAIIDVHDLTDKDFVNTHNIVLCTKKGIIKKTVLEDFSRPRSTGVNAITINEGDELLEARLTDGNSEIMMAVKSGRAIRFPEEKVRSTGRGAIGVAGIEVDDANDEVIGMICVNRADNIRTVLVVSEKGYGKRTPVEEYRITNRGGKGVKTISVTEKTGSLVGILDVLEKEDLMITCKSGLTIRMPVSGISELGRATQGVKLIRLEDGDEIAAITTLDEHDEAENGGAVPEGAEEAANGETATGETPANDSGEATGSEPAASNENPEQP, encoded by the coding sequence ATGGAAGATAATCTCACACCACAGGAAACGAACGACCAGAATCGGATCGTTCCCGTCAACATTGAGGAGCAGATGAAAACGGCCTATATCGACTATTCAATGTCGGTGATCGTAGGCCGGGCCTTACCGGATGTGCGCGATGGTTTCAAGCCGGTTCACCGCCGCATCCTGTATGCGATGAATGAGCTGGGGGTCAGCCATAACAAGCCGCACAAGAAATCCGCCCGTATTGTGGGGGAAGTGTTGGGTAAGTACCACCCGCATGGTGACAGTTCTGTGTACGACGCCATGGTGCGGATGGCCCAGGACTGGAGCATGCGCTATACGCTGGTGGATGGCCAGGGTAACTTTGGCAGCCAGGATGGTGACGAGCCGGCGGCCATGCGTTATACGGAGGTGCGCCTGCAACGGACTGCAGAAATGATGCTGGAGGATATTGATAAGGATACCGTGGATTTCCAGCTCAACTTCGACGATTCCCTGAAAGAGCCTACTGTACTGCCTACCCGGATGCCCAACCTGCTGCTCAACGGTTCCAGCGGTATTGCGGTAGGTATGGCCACCAATATCATGCCCCACAACCTGACGGAAGTGATTGAAGGTTGTATCGCTTATATTGACAAGCGGGATATTACGGTGGATGAAATGATGCAGTACATCAAGGCGCCTGACTTTCCTACCGGTGGTATCATCTATGGTATGGAAGGCGTGAAGGCCGGTATGCATACCGGTCGTGGCCGGGTAGTACTGCGTGGCCGGGTAACGGTGGACACCAAACCCAGCGGCCGGGAGCAGGTCATCATTACGGAAGTACCTTATCAGGTAAACCGGGATGCGCTCTGCGACCGTATTGGTCAGCTGGTGAATGAGAAGACCGTAGAAGGTATTGCGCATGTCAACAACGAATCCAATCAGAAGGAAGGCACCCGTATTGTGTTAGACCTGAAAAGGGATGCTATCGCCAACGTGGTGATCAACCAGCTGTATAAATACACTGAACTGCAGACTTCCTACGGTATCAACAACGTGGCGCTGGTGAAAGGCCGGCCCAGGACGTTGAATATTGTAGATATCATCAGCGAGTTTGTGGAGTTCCGCCATGAAGTGGTGGTGCGTCGCGCCCAGTACGATCTGCGCGAAGCGCAGAAAAAAGCGCATATCATTCAGGGTTACCTGATAGCACTGGATCACCTGGATGAGGTGATAGCGCTGATCCGCGCTTCCGCCACACCGGAGATTGCCAAGGATGGATTGATCAATGCCGGCTGGGGGCTGGACGAGGTACAGGCCAAGGCCATCCTCGAACTGCGTCTCCAAAGGCTTACCGGCATGGAACGGGAGAAGATCAAGGCAGAATATGATGAACTGATGAAGCTGATCAACCACCTGCTGGAACTGCTGGGTAATGAAGGCATGCGTTATGATGTGATCCGCAAAGAACTGATAGAAGTAAAAGATAAATTCGGCGACGCCCGTAAAAGTGAGATCACTTTCCTGGATGATGAAGTGAGCATCAAAGACCTGATCAAGGAAGAAGATGTGGTGATCACTATCTCGCACCTGGGATATATCAAACGTACCTCTGCTACTGAGTTCCGCGCCCAGCGCCGTGGTGGCCGGGGTGTAAGGGGAGGCCGTACCCGCGAAGAGGATTTTATTGAGCACCTGTTTGTTGCTTCTACCCACCATACCATGCTGTTCTTCACGGAGAAGGGCCGCTGTTACTGGCTGAATGTATATTCCATTCCGGAAGGGGAGAAGACCGGCAAGGGCCGTGCTATCCAGAATATGATCCAGCTTCCGCCGGATGATAAGGTCCGCGCCATCATTGATGTGCATGACCTGACCGACAAAGACTTCGTCAATACCCACAATATTGTTCTCTGTACCAAGAAAGGGATCATCAAGAAAACGGTGCTGGAAGATTTCAGCCGCCCGCGTTCTACCGGTGTCAATGCCATCACCATCAATGAAGGGGATGAGCTGCTGGAAGCCCGGCTGACAGACGGTAACAGCGAGATCATGATGGCGGTGAAGAGTGGCAGGGCCATTCGTTTTCCGGAAGAGAAAGTGCGTTCTACCGGTCGCGGCGCCATAGGCGTAGCCGGCATTGAGGTAGATGACGCCAACGATGAGGTGATTGGCATGATATGTGTCAATAGGGCTGATAATATCCGGACAGTCCTGGTGGTAAGTGAAAAAGGCTATGGCAAAAGGACGCCTGTAGAAGAATATCGCATCACTAACCGTGGCGGCAAAGGGGTGAAAACCATCAGTGTTACCGAGAAAACGGGTTCCCTGGTAGGGATCCTGGACGTGCTTGAGAAAGAAGACCTGATGATCACCTGTAAAAGTGGTCTCACCATCCGGATGCCGGTTTCCGGTATCAGTGAGCTGGGGCGCGCCACCCAGGGGGTTAAGCTGATCCGGCTGGAAGACGGCGACGAGATTGCCGCCATCACCACACTGGATGAGCATGATGAAGCAGAAAATGGTGGCGCAGTGCCGGAAGGCGCTGAAGAAGCTGCCAATGGTGAAACAGCGACTGGTGAAACGCCTGCAAATGATAGTGGGGAGGCAACCGGAAGCGAGCCAGCTGCATCTAATGAGAATCCGGAACAACCATAA